A DNA window from Corynebacterium ciconiae DSM 44920 contains the following coding sequences:
- a CDS encoding NUDIX hydrolase: MPTPDFIVSLREKIGHEPLLLPGVTAIVLRDSTTGSFLNAPEVLLVRRADSGAWTPVTGIVDPGEEPTTTAEREVKEETCLDARVVALLGCGAVGPVTYPNGDVTSYIDTAYRLELVGEADPAVGDEESVDVGWFSIAQLPSSVAPRFRLLIADAVAQRRRPQGYSPRMGYHKRDKPAF; encoded by the coding sequence ATGCCCACACCTGATTTCATTGTTTCGCTTCGTGAAAAAATCGGCCACGAGCCGCTGCTACTACCCGGAGTCACGGCCATCGTGTTGCGCGATTCCACCACCGGTTCCTTTCTCAACGCCCCCGAGGTGTTGCTAGTCCGCCGCGCTGATAGCGGCGCGTGGACTCCGGTCACTGGCATCGTTGATCCCGGCGAGGAGCCCACCACCACCGCCGAACGCGAGGTGAAGGAGGAAACGTGTCTCGACGCCCGCGTGGTGGCTCTGCTTGGTTGCGGGGCGGTGGGGCCTGTGACCTATCCCAATGGCGATGTCACCTCCTATATTGATACGGCCTATCGCTTGGAGCTGGTGGGGGAGGCAGACCCGGCGGTAGGGGATGAGGAATCGGTGGACGTCGGGTGGTTCAGTATTGCCCAGTTACCGTCTTCGGTGGCACCGCGCTTTCGATTGTTGATTGCGGACGCGGTTGCGCAACGACGCCGCCCCCAGGGCTATAGCCCTCGCATGGGCTATCACAAACGCGATAAGCCTGCCTTCTAA